In one window of Streptomyces roseofulvus DNA:
- a CDS encoding TetR/AcrR family transcriptional regulator, with product MASDRRTLLADAALDVLADEGIRGLTHRAVDRRAGLPSGTTSAYYRTRAALLTGLVTRLVQRDQAELHTMAEELPPLRTVDELVDGMARLAHARLTGEGRRRSLARYACTVESVRDPELRELLVPRENAGREAVRLFLSTHGAPDVETRTHTLLTCVDGLVFDRLVSGGDVSREALEGLVTAALRP from the coding sequence ATGGCTTCCGACCGACGCACGCTCCTCGCCGACGCGGCCCTCGACGTACTCGCCGACGAAGGCATCCGCGGCCTCACCCACCGGGCGGTCGACCGGCGGGCGGGCCTGCCGTCCGGCACCACGTCGGCCTACTACCGCACGCGGGCGGCACTGCTCACCGGCCTCGTCACCCGCCTCGTCCAGCGCGACCAGGCCGAACTCCACACCATGGCCGAGGAACTGCCACCGCTGCGCACGGTCGACGAGCTGGTGGACGGCATGGCGCGGCTCGCGCACGCCCGGCTCACGGGCGAGGGGCGCCGCCGCTCACTGGCGCGTTACGCCTGCACCGTCGAGAGCGTGCGCGACCCGGAGCTGCGCGAACTCCTCGTCCCCCGCGAGAACGCCGGCCGCGAGGCCGTCCGGCTGTTTCTCTCCACGCACGGCGCGCCGGACGTGGAGACGCGTACACACACCTTGCTGACCTGCGTCGACGGCCTGGTCTTCGACCGACTTGTCAGCGGCGGCGACGTATCGCGCGAGGCGCTGGAGGGCTTGGTCACGGCGGCGTTGCGCCCGTGA